In Nostoc edaphicum CCNP1411, the sequence CTTCTATTTTTCTATGGTTTTACGATTGATGAGTGCTAAATACTATCTATATTCATTTAAATATCCCTAAATTTTGTAAGTTAAAATTCCATCGATATTTATATCTATGGATGTAAAAAATCCCTCCTTAAGATAGAATTGACATTGCGATCGCAACATTTATCCTGTTAAAGATTTAATTATCTGTTACTAATGAAACCGAGTATACAAAAATTTTAAGTAAGATTTCGTATGCTTATTGTACATCTACCATTTAGGCTGATTGATTACATATGACACTGAACTCGCTCACAGACAGTCCTATCGTTGCATTTACAATTCTCCTAACAGTAATCTTTACTGTACCTCCTATATTTGAGCGACTGCGACTACCTGGATTAGTGGGTTTATTAGTAGCAGGCGTAGTACTAGGACAGAATGGATTAAAGCTGTTAAATTCTGAGTCTGAAACTATCAATTTGCTCTCGGATATCGGCAAGATTTATTTGATGTTTGTGGCGGGTTTAGAAATTGACTTAGAGCAGTTCCGTAAAACTAGAAATCGCTCAATTGGCTTTGGTATACTGACATTCTTAGTGCCACTAATTGCTGGCATTGCTGTTGGACGTTTATTCAATTTTAGCTGGAATACTGCCGTCCTCATTGGTTCTTTACTAGCCTCTCATACTCTTTTGGCATATCCAATTGTGAGTCGTTTGGGAGTGGTCACAAATGAAGCTGTAACCGTCACAATTGGTGCAACCATTTTTACTGACACAGGTGCTTTGCTAGTGTTAGCAATTTGTGTTGGAATTCATGGGGGGCAATTCTCGGCTTTAAGTTTAGCTACTTTGTTAGGTGGATTAGCAATTTATTCTGCTGTTGTTCTGTTTGGCTTTGACTGGGCAGGAAAAGAGTTTTTTCGCCGCTCTGGGGATGAACAAAGTAACCAGTTTTTGTTTATATTACTAGCATTGTTTTTGGCATCTGTCGGAGCACAGGTAATTGGAATTGAGAAAATTGTTGGTGCATTTTTAGCAGGTTTAGCAGTTAATGATGTTCTAGGACGTAGCCCTGTTAAAGAAAAAATTGAGTTTATTGGCAGTGTTTTATTTATTCCATGTTTCTTTGTGGACATGGGATTATTGATTGATATTCCTGCATTTATAAGAACTCTCAGTTCAGTTTGGCTGACTGTGGTAATTGTAGTAGCTTTGATTGGCAGCAAGTTTATTGCAGCATTCTTAGCCAAACTGTTATACCGCTACAATACGGCAGAATTGCTAACGATGTGGTCATTGTCACTTCCACAGGTAGCAGCCACACTAGCAGCAGCCTTAGTTGCATATCAAACGGTAAATCCTGCTGGTGAGCGCTTAATTAATGAAGGTGTTTTAAACAGTGTGATTGTCCTCATGCTGGTGACAGCAATTTTGGGGCCCATAATAACAGCACGATCTGCTTCTGCGTTACAGCTTTCTCAGACAGATTTTGAAACAGATAGTTTGACAACTTGGTGGGAAAGTAGTGAAACTCAACTAGTAGAACAGAAGCCATATCCATTTACTGTAGTAGTGCCAATTTACAACCCCCAAACCCAGCGCTATCTAATAGAAATGGCAGCACTGCTGGCTAGTCATGAATCTGGAAGAATTGTGCCATTAGCTATTACCAGAG encodes:
- a CDS encoding cation:proton antiporter — encoded protein: MTLNSLTDSPIVAFTILLTVIFTVPPIFERLRLPGLVGLLVAGVVLGQNGLKLLNSESETINLLSDIGKIYLMFVAGLEIDLEQFRKTRNRSIGFGILTFLVPLIAGIAVGRLFNFSWNTAVLIGSLLASHTLLAYPIVSRLGVVTNEAVTVTIGATIFTDTGALLVLAICVGIHGGQFSALSLATLLGGLAIYSAVVLFGFDWAGKEFFRRSGDEQSNQFLFILLALFLASVGAQVIGIEKIVGAFLAGLAVNDVLGRSPVKEKIEFIGSVLFIPCFFVDMGLLIDIPAFIRTLSSVWLTVVIVVALIGSKFIAAFLAKLLYRYNTAELLTMWSLSLPQVAATLAAALVAYQTVNPAGERLINEGVLNSVIVLMLVTAILGPIITARSASALQLSQTDFETDSLTTWWESSETQLVEQKPYPFTVVVPIYNPQTQRYLIEMAALLASHESGRIVPLAITRAHIQMDNPQLVTALDHSQQRLSSAREISQEFDVEVSPANRIDDDIALAISRTSREQNASLIVMGWSRTTGLRARLFGNVIDSVFWSSHCPVAVTRLLSSPKTIKRILVPVGDLTRQTIGALRFAQILADVNQAEVVLLHVCDRKSPPIRVEKFVSQLSEIASKSQLQVNTNIQTIKGDDVARVVIREAEAFDLAVLRSVRYRTAGGLAVSEVTTQMIQELKCSIVVLGEPHS